The Triticum aestivum cultivar Chinese Spring chromosome 7B, IWGSC CS RefSeq v2.1, whole genome shotgun sequence genome window below encodes:
- the LOC123162409 gene encoding GDSL esterase/lipase At5g55050-like, which produces MRTQVEYFKKAADNMICYPSKEEHLARSLFLLSGGGNDFSAFDPSTASPQAYVVKMVTTYIEHIQALYNMGARMVGILDVPPIGCTPGQRVGMPNGECNEQANSLAQAFNGLLRAKLAEASATTMKELKYSIAANYNILNDMMDNSLVAGLRHVKTACCGSGKLNAEVMCSHQGTTACPAAEHDDYMFWDMLHPTHATIQRGVVALFYGNGPKYGEPVNFGTLVTGQNVSPAIKMVVDSQ; this is translated from the exons ATGCGCACACAAGTCGAGTACTTCAAGAAGGCGGCGGACAACATGATTTGCTACCCAAGCAAGGAGGAGCACCTGGCGCGGTCCCTCTTCCTCCTCAGCGGTGGCGGCAACGACTTCTCGGCCTTCGACCCCTCCACGGCCAGCCCCCAGGCCTATGTCGTCAAGATGGTCACCACCTACATCGAGCACATCCAGGCGCTCTACAACATGGGAGCGCGAATGGTGGGGATCCTCGATGTGCCGCCGATCGGGTGCACGCCGGGGCAGAGGGTCGGCATGCCCAACGGCGAGTGCAACGAGCAGGCCAACTCCCTGGCGCAAGCATTCAATGGCCTCCTAAGGGCTAAGCTCGCCGAGGCTTCCGCGACTACCATGAAGGAGCTCAAGTACTCCATCGCCGCCAACTACAACATCCTCAACGACATGATGGACAACTCGCTCGTAGCCG GGCTGAGGCACGTGAAGACGGCGTGCTGCGGGTCCGGGAAGCTCAACGCGGAGGTAATGTGCAGCCACCAGGGCACGACGGCGTGCCCCGCCGCGGAGCACGATGACTACATGTTCTGGGACATGCTCCACCCCACTCACGCCACCATCCAGCGCGGTGTCGTCGCCCTCTTCTACGGCAACGGCCCCAAGTACGGCGAGCCCGTCAACTTCGGCACGCTGGTCACGGGCCAGAACGTATCTCCCGCGATCAAGATGGTGGTCGACAGCCAGTAA